The Gossypium hirsutum isolate 1008001.06 chromosome D02, Gossypium_hirsutum_v2.1, whole genome shotgun sequence region atttatttaattaaactagaCAAGTTAAAAATCGATGATTTGACTGGTTCAATTATCGATCtagttttgaaaactttaaaataaattggATTCGAATACCTGAATTTAAAATACCATTAAGAAAAAGgcaaaaatcaaaggaaaatcTGAATAAATTCTGATTCATGGGAGAGGATAgagctaaaaaaaagaaaaatctgaccctatgattcttttttcttttttgcccaaacccactTCCCAAACCTCATTTGTCCTTCGATTCCATGGAAGGGACACTTTGAGAATAAAAAGGGGAAATTGTTTTTGTATGCTGTGAAGGAAAGCACCAAAGCTCGAAAACGTCACACATTTCACCCAATCTTAGGCTCTTTTCTTTGTGGTTTCAAATAACGCCAAGCCTTGCCTGACCCTGACCacattcatttcttttttttttgttgggggGAGGGGGGGGGAGAGGGTCATGCAGGGACGAAAGCAATGAAAAGTTAAAGCCAATGGTGATGGATTAGAATCCCATTCCCCACCCAAcaaaaacaattaataaataaataactttgaTCAATTTTGATTGTAATATATTTGGATTGAGTCCTAGCTTAATTGGTAtggatattgttgtcaatgtaagaggatatgagttcgagtgtgttgaaatgcattatctttctatttataggtaggggtgtgcaaattttggataaaaccgaattaattcggtcagggtcggttaataattttttgaaagttcggttcggttaatttttttttaaatttcgattTGGTTAACAGTTTAAAAGGGTCGGTTAATTTAGTTAATGGTAGTTCGGGTcgattaatcggtcggttaaccgattgaacacccctatTTATAGGTTGGGGTGAGGCTATGGATAGCTTTAGGTTTTGTGTAAAAAAGAGCACATATATGATTTGTTGGTATGAGATTACCTATAGTGGTTAAAATATGTtccaaatttttgtatttttcatatatttaaaatttaaatctaattatttaCGTTGGTAAAGTTCTTCTattaaatttgttgatatgacattctaaaattaaaagaaaaattacttAGTAGTCatacaaaaaaaatgaagaaatattAACATTACAATTAGGGGTTTAAATGACACAGTTGTACTTATAAGCTATTAAAGTTCGACtataaaaaaacttgaatttgatttggtaattattGGGTTCAATTGAGTTTAATTATGAAAGTTCGAGCGACTTGCAAGTctaattgaattttcttttatttttagtatatatttatatcatgaaAATTCAGTTTTACCTTTATTACTAGAAAGAGCTTAATTGTGAATAAGCTTGAGCTTAAATATGAATAAACTTAATCGAGTTCAAGTAACTCAATTTTGTCTCAAGCCGAGCGCAGAAATTGATGCTCAAGCTCAAGCTCAAGCTCAAGCTTATCACTGTTTGAGCTTGACTTGATTCGATTACACCCTTAGCTGTAATAAGACTGAATTTAGCAAAAGAAATTTAATTGGGTTAACAATAAGACTTACATTTTTTAACTTGAAAGTAGAAGGAttgaattctttaaaataaaaaataagaaaactaatatataaaaatacaagagcttaaaacatattttaaccattatatgtatatatttatgtttgaATGTAATGTTTGTGGACCAAACTGAAGAATCGGATAAAGATGGTGGATGAGTGGGGAGGTGCGTGTGGGGGGTGACTAAAACTTCAATGTGTGTGTCGGCTTATAAATCTATAAACATCGTCATCCTCGTCCCCCTCTCAACATCACCACCCCACCTTATTTATTTTCTTCCTAGTTTCCGCACTTCGTAAGTACAGTCACTTTGATTCTATGTTCTCCTTATTAACCCCTTTCTCGTTATTAATCTTATCCCAATCCAACTTATGATTCTTTTTAAGGTTAATTATATCAAACGTCCTTAAAGTGTGGTTTCGATTTTAAATTGATCACTGAACTTTAAAATTCAAAGTATTGATATTGTATCAATTAGACCCTCCCTCTCATTGGACGTTAAAATATTAGCTCTATTGATACAGTGTATCAACAGATATCAAGATGGAGAGGGAAATGGTGTTCTGGTCAAGAAAATAGAGTCGGAACCCCCTAATAGAATGTGTTTGAAATTACCTAAATCATGAGTACTTTAAGTAGGATCCCGAATCgagttattatatattttattttattataatagttATAACTCTTACTTTATAATCATCTTTATATTTCAAACTTATCACCAAATTTAAATCAAGTATTTAAAGGTGAAAGCCAGCTGGATTGATGGATTAACCCCTTTTTTCCCAAAATAGGCTAAccccattttatttaaaaacaattagGGTTCAACCAAATGAAACTTCCAAATCAAACATTAGATGAAACTAATTCTTTTATCTTTCTAAAGCTAAAATCCAACAGAAAGATGTATGAATAATGCCGAATAAAAAACAAAGGGTAAATTACTCCCAAAAGTACTAAATTGttagtaaatttacgttttggtcacttaattttaaaaagttacaaaatatcattgaactgttcaaaagttttcatttaagtcaccaaactataaaaattattgttataTGACATTTGTTtgcaccaatcaaaagctctcCTTCTTTCCCTTCTTTTATACAACTCAATATTTTTTACATGAAACAATTTGAAcattaagatttagggtttaggggcaAAGGGCGGGAGGATGGCAAGGGCGTTGGCCTCTCTAAATGAGAAATTGTTTCTTTAGACCCCCAAAGAAGTATAAAATCTTAATATATGACAAAATTATAGTTTCTCcccaaaatgctaaaattttaatttagatattttgaaaaccattAAAATATAAGCTAATacaatggtgaaattgtattttagttctcatgtaaatatataaattaatcttgggctgttaaaaaaatttctaacctTGCTCTTGTTGAACGTCATGAATTTACAAACTAAAATCCAAATAGTTTTATCCTCCGATCTCCAACATTGATCGTCAGATTGACTTGAAATTAATGtatgttattttacttattaatgAGTATTAATCCACTATATTAATCATCGAATTATCGTTCTGAGCTCGTtaaccaaattaaataataattaaatcaactTGGATGTAATTTATTCTAAAAATCATTTATCAGAAACTTCCAGATCAAACATTAGATGAAACTAAATCATTTATCATTCTAAAGctaaaaatccaataaaaatttatgaataatgcCAAGTAAATATACAAGGAAAGAATCTAACGGTCATAGATATCCACGAAACAGAATCCAACGGCTCTGCCAACTTGCCTAGGACCTCTCCAATCTTCTCCTTCCGCGGAGACCCGGAGCCGCCTCTCTCTCTCACCCAATTTCTTTGGAACCCCCAAAAACCCCACACCTCAAATTTCCCCCAGTTTAACCATAGTTAACTatccaaataataaaaaagtaaaccATGGTTAACCACCAACACTCTATATATTACTCTGGTTAGCTTCTCTTTTTATTATTGGCTTCAATTATTCTTTTCCTACCAGTCTTTTCAAACACCATAATAAACCTTCCTCATTTCTTGTTCTTATGCTAAGAGTACAAGGTTTATCAAAATGAGCTGCAATGGCTGTAGAATTCTTCGAAAAGGTTGCAGTGAAAATTGTATGCTTAGACAAAGCTTACAATGTATAGAGAACCCACAAGCTCAAGCACACGCCACCGTTTTTGTTGCTAAGTTCTTTGGCCGTGCCGGACTTATGTCATTTCTCTCCTCCGTCGCCAGTCCTCAAAGACCTGGTAATTTTTTAATGGCTTTTGTTggatttttgttttggtttttgatttttttttactgatgtgtgtgcatacatatatatatttgcagcTTTGTTTCAGTCGCTTTTGTTTGAAGCAGTGGGACGGGCAATTAATCCGGTGAGTGGAGCCGTGGGGTTGTTATGGACAGGGAACTGGAACGTCTGTCAGTCGGCGGTACAAACGGTGCTCCAAGGCGGCACGTTGCAGCCGTTGCCTGAATTTAGTGGTGGGGTTTCAGGATCGGATTTTGAGGATGTTGGAGAAACGGTCGGTGTTGGTGGCGGCGGCGGCGCTGGGGGGCCGTGTATCCAGTCGGGAGGTTTCGTTGACGTTGTTGAATGTAAAGCATCTGATCTCAATCTCTGCTTGATGATCGGCGACGATGATAGAGCGGTTAAAAGGAGAAGGGAATCTACATCGTCGGAAGAGTCCGAAACGACGACGTTGGGAAGCCGGTTTTCTGGAGATGGTAATAGTTCAAATGACAGCTGCGGCGCCGACGGTGAAAGAAAGCTTTTAAGACTGTTCatttgagagttttttttttcttcttcacatTTTGTCTAtgtaattttgattataattgaACGCCTGTATGAGCTATGATCTTTTGTTTCTATTTTCGGCTATGAAGGATGAAGTTcgatcaaattttataaaatttcgaatttcccataattttcgtattataatttttgttttgctCCTTCATTGATTTCCCAAAAAATGAAAGATGTGAGTGAGAAACGTTTATGCCTTTTATGGTTCATGAGTTGCAAGTGAGTGGGCACTACTTCCTATCGTGAAATATGAACAGGagaaattgtaaaacttgggGCAATCTTAAGGGGTGGCTTGGAACGTGAGATTGCCCTTTGGCTACCCTAAAGAGTCATTTTTATTCTACTATTTTGAATGGCTTTAAAAGAATAACTTTTTTCTATCTAGTATGAGACTCTTCGATATCCTATACTTTTTGACACGAaaattctttgaaattttatatttattaaattcatatcgAATCAATCCAAGTAGAAAAACATTAAACTCCTTGTTACATTGATTCAACAATACTATCAAACTTGTTTTGATTGTATTAAGAATGTCTCGTACAAAACAATGTCAAACATTATAGGTTCTgataatatatattctttttcttcccaaaccaataaataggaggataatgcacttcagccACTCGAACTCACGTTCTCCTACATTGGTAATAATATCCATACtaatcgaactaagactcaacTCACACACATAATaacacttaaaataaaataaaatatagactCATAACTcaatcataattaaaacatgaagaTATTAAAATATGAAGGTGAACCACTTAAAATTAACACCATTAAACATAATCATTTTGGTCTCTTTGTGAAACCACCCTTTGTTGGTTTGGGATTTGGGGTCCATTATacccaatatatataatattggtgCTGTTATTTTTCCCCGCATCATCACAGTCCACAAATCAAAATAATGGAACCACCTTCCCCATTTCTCTATATCCATATTCCATGGCcgtccttttctttctttttttgtttgtcTGGATTATAATGCCAATAGGGTCCCCttcctaatttatttttcaataactgGAGACAAGGATAACACGAGTTTCCCAAACTTCATAGCCTCTCAACAAATCTTAAAAATTTCatgcaaaataatatatatatagatatatataaaaggaCCATTGATTTGCTTGGATGGAGACACCCCTATGCTGGTGTTGGAGTCTCTTAAATCTCCACTTGCTTCCATGTAAGAAATTGACTTGTGTTGAGCATCAAATATCTTGAAATTCGGATCCTGTCTGTATTTATATTCTTTGGACTTTTAAGTAGGGGTTTAATgagaatttctaaaaattttgaggggtaagttaaaatttttaaagattttgaaggGGTTAAtgaaaaaatgttaatttttttctcGTGTTTGAAGAAACAAGAAATTGTTGCACAATCCACAGTTACTGTTGCTGCAAATATTTGATAGATTTGCAAGGAATAAGAGGAAAGCTGGACAATCAAGTTGCAATATCAATAGCTAATAATCCAATATTCCATGGTAGAACTAATcacttcaaaataaaattttactttcttcGTGATGTTCAAAGGGAAGAAGTGTAACTAGTTACAAAAAATGAATATGCTGGTATTTTCGGACAAGCATTGCCTAAAGCCAAATTCGAGTTCTTAAGACAaaagcttggagttaatttgcAGCTCCAACATCAAGAAAGAGTGTtaacttttatgatttttgaagttGCATTAGTTATAATTTATCTTTGTCTTTAAGCAAATATCAGCCCTTATTTTTAGGCAAATAAAATAGTCAAAAGTCAATTTAGATTATGATTTGTagacttttctaaattttaatttaaaaaatttactgtATAAATAGATAGTTTGGCAATTCAATAAATAGTATGATTTCTACAAATCCTTTAAAAACTTTCgaattcaaaatctttaaaaaatccGAAAGCtctaactaaatttttaaaacttttggaagctttaattagaaattttaaaagttttgaaggacctaattaaaatatttaaaaaatttggaAGGCATAATGATGTTGAATATGAATAAGTATtgtgaattgaattttaaatatttaaataccacatattaaattcaacaaaatttcattaGCAATATTATTATTCACTACACcttaattttcaaatcaaactagtaaaaagaaattaatttcaattaattccAAATGTATAAAAAGTACAGGGATTAGATacataattaaacctaattataaagtttaaaatatgttGATGATCTTCATAAAAACTTAAAAGCAAGTTTAAGAATCTTCTTCTCTTATATGTTTATCCACATAAACAAGTTTTTGCTGCTTTTCTTGCATAATTGAACAAAGAATCAGTATGTTTGATTTGTTGGACAAATTAAAAGAGAAAACCGGGCTTTTAAATTGTAGCACATGATGCAATAAAGAAACATGTTCAAAAGGCAAAAGATAGTAACGGAGGTGGAGGAGGTCAAAAAGAAAACAGAGCAGCCGGTAAAGGCGGCGGCAATGGCAGGGAAACGCAGCCCGTGTTAGTGGTGGGGGCTTGGGGTTTTAAGTTCCCTATGCGCCGTAACTTAAACGTGAGTTGTCGCTGACTGGCTACTTTGGTTGTGTAGTCAAGATACATTTTAAGTTGTCGCTGTCTTGTCTCCTATTTTTCTTGCTGTTCGGTGTTCTTCtagaaaacaaaatattatttcTTAAGTGAGTTGCAGACTAGAAGGTTTAGGGTAAATTAAgagcttttaaaaaatatataagttggTCAATAGCTCTGCTTCAACTGGCTTACATGTTAGAGCGACGATTGTACTGATTATCAATCACTTTAGATAAGACGTAATAGTTGGTGTAGTAAATGACGATTGTCGTGTGAGTCCCGCATGACTTGACATGAAGAAGTTATTTTTCGAGAATTTCTCCGAAAAGTTATTACAAGAGTTGCTTGTGCTCCGCATATGCGAGGAGTTATTTTAATAGGCTCGCTCCGAGGGGTGATTCCGAAGAACGAAAATCTAACAGGCTTGTCTGAGAAGTAGGGGTATAACAATATGCTAAGTTACTACTATAATATAATTCATCATTCCAAGTAATAATTTCATTAGACATTGTTGACCAATACTTCGAAAATTTGGAAAAGATTGTGAGTGCGAAAAACTTGAATCATTATATTTAACAGATAAATTAATATGACACAAGAATCATGTCCTGTAGGATAGGTTGATGTTTTTGGTGGACAACAACATAATTCTTGTCAAGTATCTATATCATATGTATTGAGAGTTTGACTAATATCACTCATTAATCGAGTCTTAATTCAGTTGTGAATTtactgtattttttttataaagggtaaatattattttgagagtaatttcttttatctttttatgtttttaaaacaaaatttataaaatacactCAAAACATTATGaaattttttctctaaattttacTATCTCTACTAAagatatttagtatttatatcaacttttttataaatttattagatAACAATGGTTTTAGCCCATATCTTAGGTCAAGTGAAATTAccaaaaaattacttttttacatggcaataaattttactttaaagacatttttatatttttagataaaatttttaaaaatacatatatatatatatatataacaatattaaaataaaaaacaccaTGACATTCACTCCTTTTAACTTCATCATTTCaacaaaattcatatttaatttttatattaacttttgaaaattttattacatAATTGGTTATGAATTTGTTCGAATCATAGTTTGGTAATAGTATcattttttacacatattttattatataggttagcaataaactaatttaattagtAATATTTAATCATTCCGGTGACTTTTTTTTAATGAAGAGAAAGAAATTTTTCACTTATTTcgaaaaagttttattttttacaagagtTATTACTCATGTttctaattttaagtttaaatttgtactaactattaatttattttatatctattacatatgtaataaataattttttcgtATATTATTACACTAGTAACTATACGAGGTATGATGTTAATCTAACTCCTCCAATAATTTACActtcatattttaaaatgatgttttttttttgtataatgatttatttagctttcgaagtttaaaaaaattcattgttctcaatttaattttttgtctctttttaACCGTTGAACTTACAATATTTGTCAAATCATTCCAAAATTAATGGATAAGATATCCACGTGGTCCACgtgtattaataattatatatttttataatattaataaatatatttttttaattttttttaaaaacgattAATTATTAACATGACATGCACATGTATGCCACATCAGTAAAGTTGTTAGACgttaatttttcattcattttaagataatttgacaaacaacacaaatttaaatactaaaaaataaaaaattaaaattattattttataaaatttaaaaattaaataaatcgtTATCGCTTTTTTATATTAGTATATAttcattttactatttatattttcaaatccAGTAATTTCGTAAAAGATGAAAATGCACACTGTTCTATAGTATCATAACATTACAAGTTGCAACTGGAACAGAGCTTGCTCCACTGAAAACACCAGGGTTATGTTGGGAAACATTGAATGTGGTAATAAAAGAAATCATGAACTAGAATTTTGGTAATGTCAGCCCCTATCAGCATGCCTCTCGTGATTCTCCATGATTCATGAACGCAGTACGTTCATGTCAGATGCACGGCATGAGATACACGTTAATTGTATTATTTTGTCAATTAGACTAATTTTTAACAGAAACGACTAATTTAGcctttaatataatattttgagactaatttgttatttttgtataaattaaaataaaatataatctaattccaagacagaaaaagacaaaataaaccATGGGTCATAGCTTCATGATGAAGAAAGTTCATTCAATTCCATTTGGTGCACTGAATCTTGATTACAATCACACAACATCAACGTGAATGCAGTTAATATGAATATAAGGATAAAAATGGAAATGGGGACTGTATCTATAAGTTGAACAAGCATCAACAAACATTATACATAGATGATTAAATCAAACCAGGCCAAGAAAATACAATGATATTTTtggttattaaaatatttacatatacaaTGCTTTTTTCCTTTGCAAGTATGCAGAAATCAGTTGAAAAGGAAAAGCCACATTCTAAAATGAGAAACCCGAACCTAACTATATTCGATCCGCTCGTGTTTTGTCCAGTGACCGCATCCAGACATCAGAAAAAACATTGAGTTTGAATGTAATGTTAGGATTTACGGTGAGTAGTCAAATAAAGATCAGTTCTATGCATGTGTTGTCAAGCAGCCGGTAGTGGGTACACGGTTTAGTAGTATTATATGTGACCTCAAGCTACATTCGTTAACCTAATTGAAAAAAATGGACCTTTAATGATAAGCAACAATGAGCAGATCAAGTGCAGAATAGTTTGGAATGTAAAACGGAA contains the following coding sequences:
- the LOC107908849 gene encoding LOB domain-containing protein 38, whose protein sequence is MSCNGCRILRKGCSENCMLRQSLQCIENPQAQAHATVFVAKFFGRAGLMSFLSSVASPQRPALFQSLLFEAVGRAINPVSGAVGLLWTGNWNVCQSAVQTVLQGGTLQPLPEFSGGVSGSDFEDVGETVGVGGGGGAGGPCIQSGGFVDVVECKASDLNLCLMIGDDDRAVKRRRESTSSEESETTTLGSRFSGDGNSSNDSCGADGERKLLRLFI